Proteins co-encoded in one Flavobacteriaceae bacterium MAR_2009_75 genomic window:
- a CDS encoding Cu2+-exporting ATPase, producing MQYTYHIHGMTCNGCRSHVEHTLAQIKGVSSVKVNLEKAEAVLEMENKIALEKLQEALKKDGGRYSIHTEKTNRQPEAKKTNKEVKGNGVFYCPMHCEGDKTYSEPGDCPVCGMDLVPAKADVSAEEKTYKRLLKKFWIALFFTAPIFIIAMSEMLNENPLYNLLPVGYWNWIQFGLSIPVVFYATWVFFERAYRSIITWNLNMFTLIGIGAGVAWLFSFFGMLFPDFFPPQFKTDSGTVHVYFEAATVILTLVLMGQVLEARAHSKTNSAVKELLKLAPNKAIRLVGDKEESITIDKIEIGDLLRVKPGDKIPVDGEIVEGESTIDESMITGEPVPVSKAVGDSVNSGTINGKRSFVMKAIKVGSDTLLSQIIEMVNTASRSQAPIQKLADKISAYFVPTVILISLITFVVWAIFGPEPAYVYALVNAIAVLIIACPCALGLATPMSVMVGVGKGAQNGVLIKNAEALEKMDKVDVLIIDKTGTITEGKPSVEKVVGVSDIYDENDIIQYIASLNQLSEHPLADATVSYAKERNIQLLKTKDFDSVSGKGVKGLVNGKRVLVGNLKLLQDEKIKVSEKLGEVVSKEQEKGKTVSYLAIEGIAIGSVIITDKIKETSKQAIRKLQDQGIEVIMLTGDNSGTAKAVAQEMNLNTFKAEMLPQDKLNEVERLQNKGKTVAMAGDGINDAPALAKSDVGIAMGTGTDVAIESAAITLVKGDLHGIVKACRLSAKTMKNIKQNLFFALIYNTIGVPIAAGVLFPFFGILLSPMLAALAMSFSSVSVIANALRLRTAKLN from the coding sequence ATGCAATATACCTATCATATACATGGTATGACCTGTAATGGCTGTAGAAGCCATGTAGAGCATACTTTGGCCCAGATAAAGGGTGTAAGTAGTGTGAAGGTGAATTTAGAGAAAGCGGAAGCGGTTCTTGAGATGGAAAATAAAATAGCTCTAGAAAAGCTTCAAGAAGCATTGAAGAAAGATGGAGGGCGTTATTCCATTCATACCGAAAAGACGAACCGTCAACCTGAAGCAAAAAAAACCAATAAGGAGGTCAAGGGTAACGGTGTCTTTTATTGCCCCATGCATTGTGAGGGAGATAAAACATATTCAGAACCGGGCGATTGCCCCGTTTGTGGTATGGATCTCGTGCCGGCCAAGGCCGATGTCTCTGCCGAAGAGAAAACATATAAAAGACTACTGAAAAAGTTTTGGATAGCCTTGTTTTTTACGGCGCCAATTTTCATCATTGCGATGTCTGAAATGCTCAATGAGAACCCTTTGTACAATTTGTTGCCGGTCGGTTATTGGAATTGGATTCAGTTTGGGCTTTCAATTCCTGTAGTGTTCTATGCGACTTGGGTCTTCTTTGAACGTGCTTATCGGTCTATTATAACATGGAATCTTAACATGTTCACTCTGATTGGTATCGGTGCTGGTGTTGCTTGGCTTTTTAGTTTTTTCGGAATGCTTTTTCCAGATTTTTTTCCGCCACAGTTTAAGACCGATTCGGGTACGGTTCATGTCTATTTTGAAGCTGCAACAGTAATCTTGACCTTGGTGCTAATGGGGCAGGTTTTGGAGGCGCGTGCCCATAGCAAGACAAATTCGGCAGTAAAAGAGTTGTTGAAACTTGCTCCCAATAAGGCGATTCGCTTAGTAGGCGATAAGGAAGAATCTATTACAATCGATAAAATCGAAATTGGGGATTTGCTTCGCGTAAAACCCGGAGATAAAATTCCTGTGGATGGTGAAATTGTAGAAGGAGAAAGTACCATAGATGAATCGATGATTACAGGTGAGCCTGTTCCTGTGAGTAAAGCAGTAGGAGATTCTGTCAATTCAGGAACTATTAACGGTAAACGGTCTTTCGTGATGAAGGCCATAAAAGTAGGCTCCGATACATTGCTTTCGCAAATCATAGAAATGGTGAATACGGCCAGTCGAAGTCAGGCTCCCATTCAGAAGCTGGCCGATAAAATTTCCGCTTATTTCGTTCCGACTGTAATACTTATTTCTCTAATCACTTTCGTGGTGTGGGCCATTTTTGGTCCTGAGCCGGCCTATGTCTATGCCTTGGTTAATGCCATAGCAGTTTTGATTATCGCTTGCCCTTGCGCCTTAGGTTTGGCAACACCAATGTCAGTGATGGTCGGTGTGGGCAAGGGCGCTCAAAACGGAGTGCTCATTAAAAATGCCGAGGCCTTGGAGAAGATGGATAAGGTCGATGTGTTGATTATTGACAAGACAGGAACAATTACAGAGGGAAAACCATCGGTAGAAAAGGTTGTCGGGGTGTCCGATATTTATGACGAAAATGATATCATTCAGTACATCGCCAGTCTTAATCAGCTAAGTGAACATCCTCTTGCAGACGCTACGGTCAGTTATGCCAAGGAAAGGAATATTCAACTTCTGAAAACCAAAGATTTTGATTCTGTAAGTGGAAAAGGAGTGAAGGGCTTGGTAAATGGAAAAAGGGTGCTCGTAGGAAATCTGAAGCTGTTACAAGATGAAAAAATCAAGGTTTCAGAGAAATTGGGTGAAGTCGTTTCCAAAGAACAGGAGAAGGGTAAAACCGTTTCCTATTTGGCGATTGAGGGTATAGCGATCGGGTCGGTAATAATAACTGATAAAATTAAGGAAACCAGTAAGCAGGCCATTAGAAAACTGCAAGACCAAGGTATTGAAGTAATAATGCTCACAGGTGATAATTCTGGTACGGCCAAGGCTGTAGCCCAAGAAATGAACTTAAATACGTTCAAAGCTGAGATGTTGCCCCAAGATAAACTGAATGAGGTAGAGAGATTACAGAATAAGGGTAAAACAGTTGCCATGGCCGGAGACGGAATCAACGATGCTCCGGCACTTGCGAAAAGTGATGTAGGTATCGCTATGGGAACCGGTACCGATGTGGCGATTGAAAGTGCGGCTATTACTTTAGTGAAAGGTGATTTACACGGTATAGTCAAAGCTTGTAGGTTGAGCGCAAAAACCATGAAGAACATCAAACAAAATTTGTTTTTTGCCTTGATTTATAACACGATTGGGGTACCCATAGCAGCAGGGGTGCTTTTCCCATTTTTTGGTATACTGTTGTCACCTATGTTGGCAGCTCTGGCTATGAGTTTCAGTTCAGTGTCGGTAATTGCTAACGCGTTGCGGTTAAGAACCGCAAAACTTAATTAA
- a CDS encoding outer membrane cobalamin receptor (manually curated): MNKYIIVIITSLLPLLSSSQEKVSGKITEAVPSGNGLALSGASVYWMNSQTGTVTDQNGEFDIPYKKKYDRLIISYVGFESDTLTVTEPKIVNHSLKASNELDEVVVEQKKEPLQKAYFSSQNVITVNSAELLKAACCNLAESFETNPSIDVNFSDALTGTKQIQMLGLTSPYLLITQENIPMVRGASQAYGLTFTPGTWIESIQITKGSGSVVNGYESISGQINTELVKPLTDNAVFVNGYANENGRYEINTHFNKKLTDKWSTGLYVHGNKRTQKEDDNEDGYLDAPLADQINVMNRWQYQDPENGWVSFFNVRFLNDEKQVGQVDFDPATDKFTTNAWGSEIDTRRFDTSLKLGYVFPELPFQSMGFQISYSKHIQDSYFGFREYNIDHESLYGNLLFNSIIGDTQNKFKTGLTFAYDGYDEMVTTADYSRNDRSVGAFFEYGYDNLEKVSLTAGLRIDNHNRLGTFVTPRFHIRYTPWERASLKGSFGRGKRAANIFAENQQLFASSREIRILDDGGSVYGLEPEDAWNYGVSFLQGFTFLGRPGEVAFDFYRTDFKNQVVVDWENPQEVSFYNLDGNSYGSSFQLELNHRILPRTEIRTAYKYYDVKTDYNIGALQKPLQAQHRFFANIGYETKVKENGAHWRFDYTLHSFGEKRLPSTSSNPVNYRLDEYSSPYNHMNAQVTKVFSDSFEIYVGGENLSEVTQDSPVLGGDDPFGPYFDTTIVYAPIMGRMFYAGFRFKI; this comes from the exons ATGAATAAATATATAATAGTAATTATAACAAGCCTATTGCCTTTGCTCTCCTCTTCTCAAGAAAAAGTAAGTGGTAAGATAACCGAGGCAGTACCATCGGGGAATGGCCTGGCATTGTCAGGGGCCAGTGTGTATTGGATGAATTCACAAACTGGTACGGTCACTGACCAAAATGGAGAGTTTGATATTCCCTATAAAAAGAAATACGATCGATTGATCATCAGTTATGTGGGCTTCGAGTCAGATACGCTTACCGTAACTGAACCAAAAATTGTAAACCATTCCTTAAAGGCTTCCAATGAATTGGATGAGGTTGTGGTCGAGCAAAAGAAAGAGCCTCTTCAAAAGGCATATTTTAGCTCTCAAAATGTGATTACCGTCAATAGTGCAGAGCTGCTCAAGGCCGCTTGCTGCAACCTGGCCGAAAGCTTTGAGACCAATCCTTCCATAGATGTAAATTTTTCCGATGCGTTGACCGGTACCAAGCAAATTCAAATGCTGGGTTTGACAAGTCCGTATTTGTTGATTACCCAAGAGAACATTCCTATGGTACGTGGAGCTTCACAGGCCTATGGTTTAACGTTTACCCCTGGTACTTGGATCGAAAGTATACAAATTACTAAAGGGTCAGGTAGTGTGGTCAATGGCTATGAGAGTATCTCAGGTCAAATAAACACCGAGCTGGTCAAGCCATTGACCGATAATGCAGTTTTCGTAAACGGCTATGCCAATGAAAATGGTCGATACGAAATAAACACGCATTTCAATAAAAAGTTGACCGATAAGTGGAGTACTGGTCTCTATGTTCATGGTAACAAGCGAACACAGAAAGAAGATGATAATGAAGATGGGTATCTAGATGCACCTTTGGCAGATCAGATAAATGTGATGAACCGATGGCAATATCAAGACCCCGAAAACGGATGGGTAAGTTTTTTTAACGTGCGATTTCTAAATGATGAAAAGCAAGTAGGGCAGGTAGATTTTGATCCAGCGACCGATAAATTTACTACAAATGCTTGGGGTAGTGAAATTGATACGCGACGTTTTGATACATCTTTAAAATTGGGTTATGTTTTTCCTGAGCTCCCTTTTCAGAGTATGGGTTTTCAGATATCGTATAGCAAACATATTCAAGATTCTTATTTTGGCTTTCGTGAATACAATATTGACCATGAAAGTCTTTATGGAAATTTATTGTTCAATTCCATTATAGGCGATACACAGAACAAATTCAAAACAGGTTTGACCTTTGCTTACGATGGTTATGATGAGATGGTGACGACTGCTGACTATTCTCGAAATGATAGGTCGGTCGGTGCCTTTTTTGAATATGGTTATGATAATCTGGAAAAGGTAAGTCTTACCGCAGGGTTGCGTATAGATAACCATAACAGGTTAGGAACTTTTGTTACGCCAAGATTTCATATTCGCTACACCCCTTGGGAGCGAGCTAGCTTAAAAGGCTCTTTTGGTAGGGGAAAAAGAGCTGCGAACATTTTTGCTGAAAACCAGCAGCTTTTTGCTTCTTCTAGAGAGATACGAATTCTAGATGATGGTGGAAGTGTGTACGGACTGGAACCTGAAGATGCATGGAACTATGGGGTAAGTTTTCTTCAAGGTTTTACTTTTCTAGGGCGCCCTGGGGAAGTAGCTTTTGATTTTTACAGAACGGATTTTAAGAATCAAGTCGTAGTCGATTGGGAAAACCCCCAAGAAGTTTCATTTTACAATTTAGACGGTAATAGCTACGGAAGTAGTTTTCAATTAGAACTTAACCATAGAATTTTACCGCGTACCGAAATTCGAACCGCATACAAATATTATGATGTAAAGACCGACTACAATATCGGTGCGCTTCAAAAACCGTTACAGGCCCAGCACCGT TTTTTTGCCAATATTGGGTATGAGACTAAAGTAAAAGAAAATGGAGCGCATTGGCGTTTCGATTATACCCTGCACAGTTTTGGGGAAAAACGATTGCCCAGCACATCGAGCAATCCGGTGAATTATCGTTTAGATGAGTATTCATCACCCTATAACCACATGAACGCACAGGTGACAAAAGTGTTTTCAGATTCGTTCGAGATATACGTAGGGGGAGAAAATTTAAGCGAAGTCACCCAAGATAGTCCGGTATTGGGGGGTGATGATCCTTTTGGTCCGTATTTTGATACCACTATTGTGTACGCCCCTATTATGGGTAGAATGTTCTATGCAGGATTTAGATTTAAAATATAA
- a CDS encoding copper chaperone CopZ, whose amino-acid sequence MRKIVFALSLALITTISYAQDKNKKLTIDVDGKCDMCKTRIEKAALGVKGVKYAMWDIPSHQLSLIVDERKTNPMIVKKALVDVGHDTKELKATEDAYNSVHPCCRYREDNSDDSGHH is encoded by the coding sequence ATGAGAAAAATAGTATTTGCCTTAAGCCTTGCTTTGATAACCACAATAAGCTATGCACAAGACAAGAACAAGAAATTAACTATAGATGTCGACGGCAAGTGCGACATGTGCAAAACCCGAATTGAAAAAGCGGCATTGGGTGTAAAAGGGGTGAAATATGCCATGTGGGATATTCCATCGCATCAATTGTCGTTGATTGTCGATGAAAGAAAGACTAACCCTATGATTGTAAAAAAGGCACTTGTAGATGTCGGCCATGACACCAAAGAATTAAAGGCTACTGAAGATGCGTATAATAGTGTTCACCCGTGCTGCAGGTACCGTGAAGATAATTCTGATGACAGTGGTCACCATTAA
- a CDS encoding chaperonin GroEL: MAKDIKFDIEARDGLRRGVDALANAVKVTLGPKGRNVIISKSFGAPQVTKDGVTVAKEIELADALENMGAQMVKEVASKTNDLAGDGTTTATVLAQAIVKEGLKNVAAGANPMDLKRGIDKAVEAIVENLAKQSKKVGDSSEKIKQVASISANNDETIGELISEAFGKVGKEGVITVEEAKGTDTYVDVVEGMQFDRGYLSPYFVTDSEKMTADLENPYILLFDKKISAMKDLLPVLEPVAQSGKPLLIIAEDVDGEALATLVVNKLRGSLKIAAVKAPGFGDRRKAMLEDIAILTGGTVISEERGFSLDNTTIDMLGTCEKVTIDKDNTTVVNGGGVQKDIKSRVNQIKSQIETTTSDYDKEKLQERLAKLAGGVAVLYVGAASEVEMKEKKDRVDDALHATRAAVEEGIVAGGGVALVRAKTVLSKVEVENADEETGLQIVARAIESPLRTIVENAGGEGSVVVAKILDGKADYGYDAKSEKYVEMMKAGIIDPKKVTRVALENAASVAGMILTTECALTDIKEDAPAAPPMGGGGMPGMM, from the coding sequence ATGGCAAAAGATATAAAATTTGATATCGAAGCACGTGACGGCCTCAGAAGAGGTGTCGATGCGTTGGCAAATGCAGTTAAAGTAACCTTAGGCCCTAAGGGTAGAAACGTAATCATCAGCAAGTCTTTCGGTGCTCCACAAGTAACAAAAGATGGTGTTACCGTTGCAAAAGAAATTGAATTGGCCGATGCCCTTGAGAACATGGGAGCGCAGATGGTAAAAGAAGTTGCTTCTAAAACCAATGATCTTGCCGGTGACGGTACAACTACCGCTACAGTTCTTGCTCAGGCTATCGTTAAAGAGGGCTTGAAAAACGTTGCGGCGGGTGCAAACCCAATGGACCTTAAAAGAGGTATCGACAAAGCTGTAGAGGCAATTGTTGAAAACTTAGCCAAGCAGTCTAAAAAGGTTGGTGATTCTTCTGAAAAAATCAAACAAGTTGCTTCTATTTCTGCCAATAACGATGAAACTATCGGCGAATTGATTTCAGAAGCATTCGGTAAAGTTGGTAAAGAAGGTGTTATTACCGTTGAAGAGGCTAAAGGAACTGATACGTATGTTGACGTTGTTGAAGGTATGCAATTCGACAGAGGTTACCTTTCACCATACTTTGTGACCGATTCTGAAAAAATGACTGCTGATCTTGAGAACCCTTACATTTTATTGTTTGACAAGAAAATTTCGGCAATGAAAGACTTACTACCTGTATTGGAGCCAGTTGCTCAATCAGGTAAGCCTTTATTGATTATCGCCGAAGATGTAGATGGTGAAGCCTTGGCTACTTTAGTAGTAAACAAATTAAGAGGTTCACTTAAGATTGCAGCTGTTAAAGCTCCAGGTTTTGGTGATAGAAGAAAAGCAATGTTAGAAGACATCGCGATTCTTACTGGTGGTACTGTTATTTCTGAAGAAAGAGGTTTCTCTTTAGATAATACGACTATCGACATGTTGGGTACTTGTGAAAAAGTAACTATAGATAAAGACAACACAACTGTTGTAAACGGCGGTGGTGTTCAGAAAGACATCAAATCACGTGTTAATCAGATCAAATCTCAAATCGAGACTACAACTTCTGATTACGACAAAGAAAAGCTTCAAGAGCGTTTGGCCAAGTTGGCCGGTGGTGTTGCCGTACTTTATGTAGGTGCCGCTTCTGAAGTAGAGATGAAAGAGAAAAAAGACCGTGTTGACGATGCACTACACGCAACAAGAGCTGCCGTTGAAGAAGGTATTGTTGCCGGTGGTGGTGTTGCCTTGGTTCGTGCTAAAACTGTATTGAGTAAAGTTGAGGTTGAGAACGCCGATGAAGAGACAGGTCTACAGATTGTTGCCCGTGCCATTGAGTCTCCTCTACGAACTATCGTAGAAAATGCAGGTGGTGAAGGCTCTGTAGTTGTTGCCAAGATACTTGATGGTAAGGCTGACTACGGATACGATGCCAAATCTGAGAAATATGTCGAAATGATGAAGGCAGGTATCATCGATCCTAAGAAAGTAACACGTGTAGCCCTTGAAAATGCTGCATCTGTTGCAGGTATGATCTTGACTACCGAGTGTGCTTTGACCGATATTAAAGAAGATGCCCCTGCCGCACCTCCAATGGGTGGCGGCGGAATGCCAGGAATGATGTAA
- a CDS encoding chaperonin GroES: MAKVNIKPLADRVLIEPMAAETKTASGIYIPDTAKEKPQQGKVVAVGPGTKDEKVTVKIGDTVLYGKYAGTELKLEGVDYLMMRESDVLAII; encoded by the coding sequence ATGGCAAAAGTGAACATTAAACCATTGGCCGATCGAGTACTTATCGAGCCTATGGCCGCTGAGACAAAAACTGCGTCCGGCATCTACATTCCAGACACTGCAAAAGAAAAACCACAACAAGGTAAAGTTGTTGCTGTTGGACCTGGAACCAAAGACGAAAAAGTTACCGTAAAAATTGGTGACACCGTTCTTTATGGTAAGTATGCAGGTACAGAACTTAAGCTTGAAGGCGTAGACTATCTTATGATGCGCGAAAGCGATGTTTTAGCAATAATTTAA
- a CDS encoding preprotein translocase subunit SecG, with protein MSTFTIFLILIIIVCFLLVLVIMVQNPKGGGLSSSFGGGGSQVVGGVKKTGDFLDKSTWTLAILLVVLILASNVALKGNFGTNDSKLLNGDDIETVVPETVPESLPEETPAPSANPSDSL; from the coding sequence ATGAGCACGTTTACCATTTTTTTAATCCTTATAATAATTGTCTGTTTTTTATTGGTTTTGGTCATTATGGTCCAAAATCCTAAAGGCGGCGGATTATCATCTTCTTTTGGAGGTGGCGGCAGCCAAGTAGTTGGCGGCGTAAAAAAGACTGGGGATTTTCTCGATAAAAGTACATGGACTTTGGCCATACTATTGGTCGTTTTGATTTTAGCATCGAACGTGGCGCTAAAGGGCAACTTTGGAACCAACGATTCGAAACTGCTCAATGGTGACGATATTGAAACTGTAGTACCTGAAACGGTACCCGAATCATTACCTGAAGAAACGCCAGCTCCATCGGCAAATCCGTCAGACAGTTTGTAA
- a CDS encoding lipopolysaccharide assembly protein, whose amino-acid sequence MKIFRLILILALLAFCLHGCGVYNFTGGNVGTATTFAVPRFQNYATQSPGSTFEPGLERDFTLALQDRILNQTSLDLVTSNGDLLYEGEIVEYRISPMSATAQQTAAQNRLSMAVKVRFYNKTKEDADFEQRFSFFYDYPDNVQLSAVKDEALEVIFERITQDIFNASLADW is encoded by the coding sequence TTGAAAATATTTAGACTTATTTTAATATTAGCCTTATTGGCATTTTGCCTCCATGGCTGCGGAGTTTATAATTTTACGGGAGGTAATGTAGGTACAGCAACTACTTTTGCCGTTCCTCGATTTCAAAATTATGCCACTCAAAGCCCAGGGTCTACTTTTGAACCGGGTTTAGAGCGTGATTTTACCTTGGCACTTCAAGACCGTATTCTCAATCAGACCAGTCTTGATTTGGTGACTTCAAACGGAGATCTTCTTTACGAGGGAGAAATAGTCGAATACCGAATCTCGCCAATGAGTGCTACTGCCCAGCAGACTGCAGCCCAAAACCGATTGTCAATGGCAGTAAAAGTTAGGTTTTATAATAAAACCAAGGAAGACGCCGATTTTGAGCAGCGCTTCTCCTTCTTTTACGACTACCCCGACAATGTTCAACTTTCAGCAGTTAAAGATGAAGCCCTAGAGGTCATTTTCGAACGTATAACACAAGATATTTTTAACGCCTCTCTGGCAGATTGGTAG
- a CDS encoding regulatory Fis family protein has product MESVQAIKQRFELIGNDPKLNRAIEKALQVAPTDISVLVTGESGVGKEAIPKIIHSLSHRKHAKYIAVNCGAIPEGTIDSELFGHEKGAFTGATQTRSGYFEVADGGTIFLDEVGELPLTTQVRLLRVLENGEFLKVGSSQVQKTNVRIVAATNVNMFEAIKREKFREDLYYRLSTVELNIPPLRERQGDIHLLFRKFASDFGQKYKMPTIRLEDDAVELLLKYRWPGNIRQLRNIAEQVSVLEESRSITWSTLNGYLPNANSTNLPAVVGQKKSEGDFSNEREILYKVLFDMKGDLNDLKKLTLELMKNNDGEKVQEENEGLIRKIYGDDDDDIQEEERSALEVLHLPEPQLEQSSSRAQIEDKYHFAEEIEEEETLSLQEKEVELIRKSLERNRGKRKAAAAELGISERTLYRKIKQYDL; this is encoded by the coding sequence ATGGAAAGTGTACAGGCCATAAAACAACGTTTCGAACTCATTGGAAACGACCCTAAACTAAATCGAGCAATCGAAAAGGCTTTACAGGTTGCCCCTACCGATATTTCGGTATTGGTCACTGGTGAAAGTGGTGTAGGTAAAGAAGCTATTCCGAAAATTATTCATTCGCTTTCACACCGTAAACACGCCAAATATATTGCAGTCAACTGCGGCGCCATACCCGAGGGCACTATCGACAGTGAACTTTTCGGGCACGAAAAAGGCGCATTTACAGGTGCCACCCAAACCCGTAGCGGTTATTTTGAGGTTGCCGATGGCGGCACAATTTTTCTTGATGAAGTAGGTGAGTTACCATTGACCACCCAAGTTCGTTTACTTCGAGTGCTAGAAAATGGTGAGTTCTTAAAAGTAGGGTCTTCACAAGTACAAAAAACCAATGTGCGTATTGTCGCTGCGACCAATGTAAATATGTTCGAGGCCATAAAACGAGAAAAATTTCGTGAGGATCTTTACTACAGGTTGAGCACGGTAGAATTAAATATTCCGCCATTACGAGAACGACAAGGCGATATTCATTTACTTTTCAGAAAGTTCGCTTCCGATTTCGGGCAGAAATATAAAATGCCGACCATTCGACTTGAAGACGATGCCGTAGAACTGCTTCTCAAATATCGTTGGCCGGGCAACATCAGACAATTAAGAAATATTGCCGAACAAGTTTCAGTGCTCGAAGAGAGTCGCTCTATCACTTGGTCGACATTGAACGGGTACCTGCCCAATGCCAATAGTACGAATCTGCCCGCTGTGGTAGGCCAGAAAAAATCGGAAGGCGACTTTAGCAATGAAAGAGAGATTCTTTACAAGGTTTTGTTCGATATGAAGGGTGACCTTAACGACTTAAAAAAGCTTACCCTTGAATTGATGAAAAACAATGACGGTGAGAAAGTTCAAGAGGAAAACGAAGGTCTTATTCGAAAGATTTATGGAGATGATGACGACGATATACAAGAGGAAGAACGTTCGGCCTTAGAGGTACTTCATTTACCAGAACCTCAATTAGAACAGAGTTCAAGCAGAGCACAGATTGAAGACAAATATCATTTTGCTGAAGAAATTGAGGAAGAAGAAACCCTATCTTTACAGGAAAAGGAAGTCGAACTTATCAGAAAATCTTTAGAACGAAATCGGGGAAAACGAAAAGCTGCAGCTGCTGAACTCGGTATTTCCGAACGTACTCTCTATCGTAAGATCAAGCAATATGATCTCTAA
- a CDS encoding tRNA-i(6)A37 thiotransferase enzyme MiaB, giving the protein MEKTIDESAQGAALTLQEKKTNGRKLYIESYGCQMNFSDSEIVASILSNEGFNTTQELKEADLVLVNTCSIREKAELTVRKRLEKFNAIKKDRPHMKVGVLGCMAERLKHKFLEEEKIVDMVVGPDAYKDLPNLIQEIDEGRNAVNVILSKDETYGDVAPVRLNTNGVTAFVSITRGCDNMCTFCVVPFTRGRERSRDPQSIIDEVNDLWKKGFKEITLLGQNVDSYLWYGGGLKKDYDKASEMEKAMAVDFSQLLEKVALAQPRMRIRFSTSNPQDMTLDVIHTMAKHENICNYIHLPVQSGSNRILKEMNRLHTREEYFELIDNIRTIIPDCAISQDMITGFPTETEKDHQDTLSLMEYVKYDYGFMFAYSERPGTLAERKLDDDIPEAIKKRRLAEIIELQRQHCQERTEQHLNKVQEVLIEGTSKKSDEHWMGRNSQNTVAVFPKENYKVGDFVMVRMNSCTSATLKGEAVGYSKNSL; this is encoded by the coding sequence ATGGAAAAAACAATTGACGAATCAGCTCAGGGTGCTGCCCTAACATTGCAAGAGAAAAAAACAAACGGCCGAAAGCTTTATATTGAAAGCTACGGGTGCCAGATGAATTTTTCCGATAGTGAAATAGTTGCTTCTATATTATCAAATGAAGGCTTTAACACCACTCAAGAACTAAAAGAAGCTGACTTAGTTCTGGTCAACACTTGCTCAATTCGTGAAAAAGCGGAATTGACCGTAAGAAAACGTCTTGAGAAATTCAATGCCATAAAAAAAGATAGACCGCACATGAAAGTGGGGGTTTTGGGCTGTATGGCCGAACGGTTAAAGCATAAATTTCTTGAAGAAGAAAAAATAGTCGACATGGTCGTTGGCCCCGATGCCTATAAAGATCTGCCCAATCTGATTCAAGAAATCGACGAGGGCAGAAATGCAGTAAATGTTATTCTGTCTAAAGACGAGACCTATGGCGATGTCGCACCGGTTCGGCTGAATACCAATGGTGTTACCGCCTTTGTGTCGATAACCCGTGGCTGCGACAACATGTGTACTTTCTGCGTGGTACCTTTTACCCGGGGGCGTGAACGAAGCCGAGATCCGCAATCGATTATTGATGAAGTAAATGATCTTTGGAAAAAAGGTTTTAAAGAAATAACCCTACTGGGCCAGAACGTCGATAGTTACCTTTGGTATGGCGGAGGATTAAAAAAAGATTACGATAAGGCATCGGAAATGGAAAAGGCCATGGCGGTCGATTTTTCACAATTGCTCGAAAAAGTAGCCTTGGCACAACCGCGCATGAGAATTCGGTTTTCCACCTCAAATCCGCAAGATATGACCTTAGATGTCATTCATACCATGGCAAAACATGAAAATATCTGTAATTACATACATCTTCCTGTTCAGAGCGGTAGCAACCGCATTCTTAAAGAAATGAACCGATTACATACCCGAGAAGAATATTTCGAGCTTATTGATAACATTAGAACTATAATTCCCGATTGCGCCATATCGCAAGATATGATTACCGGTTTTCCGACAGAAACGGAGAAAGATCATCAAGATACCCTCTCTTTAATGGAATATGTTAAGTACGATTACGGTTTTATGTTCGCCTATTCCGAAAGACCGGGTACACTTGCTGAAAGAAAATTAGACGACGATATTCCTGAAGCAATTAAAAAAAGAAGGTTAGCAGAAATTATTGAGCTTCAACGCCAGCACTGTCAAGAGCGCACCGAGCAACATCTAAACAAGGTTCAAGAAGTGCTTATCGAAGGAACGTCAAAAAAATCGGACGAACATTGGATGGGAAGAAACTCTCAGAATACCGTAGCTGTATTTCCAAAGGAAAATTATAAAGTAGGTGACTTTGTTATGGTTCGAATGAATAGTTGTACCTCGGCAACATTGAAGGGTGAAGCCGTTGGATATTCTAAAAATAGTCTTTAG